The region GCCTGGGCGAAGGCAAAAGGCGAAGGAACCGATTACGTAGACAATATTGCAGCTCAACGGTTTTCTCCGCTGGGCCACTGGTACGAGGTGTCTAACCTGTTGCGAAATGGCACGCTGGCCAAACTCCTTGCCAGTAATCCACAGGTGGAAACCATCATGCTGCACAATATCGATACCCTCGGCGCCAACCTCGACCCGGCCGTTCTTGGGTATCACCTTGAATCTGGCAATGCACTAACGTTTGAGGTTGTTCCCCGTCGGATTGAGGACAGAGGGGGCGGACTTGCGCGGGTAAATGGCCATGTCCGTCTGTTGGAGGGTTTGGCGCAGCCTCGCGAAGACGACGAACTGAATCTGAGCTATTACAACACCATGACCACCTGGATTCAGATTGATCCGCTGCTCCAGTTGTTTGGCCTAAGCCGCGCTGATCTGCAAAACGGCGACGAAGCTCAACTGGCTAAAGCGGTGCGCAGCGTAGCCCACCGGATTCCTACCTATGTAACCATTAAGGATGTAAAATACCGCTGGGGACATGGACAGGAAGATATTTACCCCGTTGCGCAGATCGAGAAATTATGGAGCGATATGTCGGCGCTGGCCGATGTTAAATGCGGCTATATTGCGGTCCCCAGATACCGTGGGCAGCAGATGAAAGATCCGGCTCAACTGGATTCGTGGGTTACAGACGGTAGTAAAGACTATGTAGCCTCGCTTTGCACATTTTCTACTATCCAATCCGAACCGCAACATTAAGTAAGCCAGTACCGGCGAGTTGAGTGGCACAAAGAATAAGTCTGATATTGATGTCTCTGGTTGGACAATCAATATCAGACTTATTCTTTGTGCCACGTTTTTTGAGCGTATTCTTATAGGGAGTCAGTGCAGGATTTAGAGCCTGTTTAAAAATGGGGTGAGGCCCTAAAAGAATAGAATCAGCCTATCTTGTGGGTTAATCCGACCAAAGATGTACCCCACAGACCTGACTGATTCCGCTTGGCAAGTTATCCAAGAAATCTTGGCTGACAAGCGTAAACGAAAGTATTCACTTCGTGCGATTCTCAATGCATTACTGTATTTGACCAAAACCGGTTGCCAGTGGCGACAGATGCCCAATGATTTGCCGCCTTGGCCTTTGTGCTACTACTACTTCTGGAAGTGGCGTAACGAGGGGACTTGGGAACGACTCAACAAGTCGTTGGTCGAACGTAGACGACAAAAAGCGAAACGGGAAGCTTCACCCAGCGTGGGCGTCATTGATTCACAGAGCATTAAGTGTAGTGAGTGGGGTGTAGTGCCCAAAGGCTATGATGGCCATAAGAAGGTTAACGGACGTAAGCGGCACATCATCGTGGATACATTAGGCTTGGTTTTAGTAGTCGTAGTTCATGCGGCTAATCAACATGACAGTCCAGCCGCCAGAGCGGTACTAACTCGGTTAGCTGGTCAAGGTTACGAGCGAATGAACAAGATTTTAGCCGATAGTGCGTATGGCAAGAAGTTAGCCCGTTGGCTTAAAAGGTCTTATGGGCTACTCTTGGAAGTGGTAAAGGTGAGCGAGTTAGCCGGTTTTCAAGTCTTGCCCATGCGCTGGAAAGTCGAGCGAACGTTTGCCTGGATGAATTGGTCGAGACGGCTTAGTAAAGACTATGAATGTGGAGTCAATTCGCACGAATCGTTCGTGTATTTGTCCAACATCAACCGGATGCTCAAGCATTTTTAAACAGGCTCTTATACTTAGCTGATCATACCGATTTTGCGTTACAGAGCACAAGATTCATATTAACCGACCGTCCAGTAAACCAGTACTAAATATTTATTGGATGGTAACTCTAAATCTTCAGGAAATACGAATTTGCATACAAGATTTTCACTGTAACTTCTACCTAACAAATGATAATGATCTGCTTCAAATATTCCGACTCGTCAGGCGACGTACAGGAATGTAGCTACGGAGGTCCTAACCTCGAATCAGGCCTGGACATGTTAACTGAGCTGATAAATCATGGCTGGAAATTGACTGATATCCGGATCATTGGCGCCAATAAGAACCTAATCAATCTACCGTTAAATGCATTTGATGGTAACTACTTCAGTGAGCCATTAGGAAAGCTTCAGCAGGAATGGGAAGATATTCTTCTTCCGGTTTCCTGAAAGTAAAGCCAAACGGAGTTGGGAAACCAATAAGTTGGCTTCCCCCCGTTCTACCCTTTCAACAGGCAGATAGTACAGACTAACTTTCTATACTCGCAAAAGTCCCTCCTTTTAATTCTCCCGAAGACTACTATTCTTCAAGAAAACTGCAGGAATAAGTTGTATCAACTGATATGGCTCTATACGCTATGGTCAGCAATCACCTATTGTGTACGCTTACTAAATCGTATGTTTTGCCTTATATCAATACAACTAGTTTCAACGTTACTCAATGTAACGTCAACTACCTACCGGCAAACTTAAACATGAATCAAATTTCCTGTGCGTGCGTCTTTCACGTCGACGACGATGAAGACGATCGTTTTTTGTTGCAACAAGTATTTCGTCAGTATAGTCCAGCGTGTGAAATTAAACCGCTGGCCAATGGCGAGGAACTACTGGAGGCTTTAGCAACTGCTCCTGTCCTACCCTCGCTAATTCTGTTAGATTTGAATATGCCCATTATGGGTGGGTTTGAAGTACTACGCTCTATCCGTCAGGAGCCCAGATACGACTCTATCCCGGTCGTTGTGCTAACAACGTCTGATCAATTGACAGATCGTCAGATGGCTTCAGAATTAAAAGCTGATGGATTTATTCCTAAACCACCTACGCTGAAGCAATTAAATCAGATTGTTCTTGAGTTAAGACAAAACTGGCTAGAGGGTAAATGTGCAGCTATTACGCAACCTCTTCATACGCCCCCAACCGACATACCTGCAAAGTCTATATCTGTCAAGTAACGTTGAGCGGAAGTTCAATCGAGTAGCCAGCTGAGGCATATTTTTTCTGAAACCAAGTCAAGCTCTACTAAATCGCATGGTTTGGTGATATAAT is a window of Spirosoma linguale DSM 74 DNA encoding:
- a CDS encoding transposase IS4 family protein (PFAM: transposase IS4 family protein~KEGG: oan:Oant_2732 transposase IS4 family protein), coding for MYPTDLTDSAWQVIQEILADKRKRKYSLRAILNALLYLTKTGCQWRQMPNDLPPWPLCYYYFWKWRNEGTWERLNKSLVERRRQKAKREASPSVGVIDSQSIKCSEWGVVPKGYDGHKKVNGRKRHIIVDTLGLVLVVVVHAANQHDSPAARAVLTRLAGQGYERMNKILADSAYGKKLARWLKRSYGLLLEVVKVSELAGFQVLPMRWKVERTFAWMNWSRRLSKDYECGVNSHESFVYLSNINRMLKHF
- a CDS encoding response regulator receiver protein (PFAM: response regulator receiver~SMART: response regulator receiver~KEGG: pat:Patl_4153 response regulator receiver protein), whose amino-acid sequence is MALYAMVSNHLLCTLTKSYVLPYINTTSFNVTQCNVNYLPANLNMNQISCACVFHVDDDEDDRFLLQQVFRQYSPACEIKPLANGEELLEALATAPVLPSLILLDLNMPIMGGFEVLRSIRQEPRYDSIPVVVLTTSDQLTDRQMASELKADGFIPKPPTLKQLNQIVLELRQNWLEGKCAAITQPLHTPPTDIPAKSISVK